The following coding sequences lie in one Treponema sp. OMZ 790 genomic window:
- a CDS encoding flagellar motor switch protein FliG: MSDIESQMLKKGLIKVPIAESTEKESSYKKVAKFLFIIGAEQAADVLRQLTKEQIDKVVAELVTVQSIDKKEAYDILNEFNYIYNKNKNLLGGVDTAKTILTEAFGEARAEEILETAVPHKMPVPFEYLEGMDKDRLSRILQGELPATKAIVLSQLEPKQAAAYISSIEDEDEKKDIILRLAKLKKIDVEVLNQVSEALKKKLADVNLNRTSSVDGVSVLADILRKLDYETGSSILDSLDLEDESLTETIKRKLVTLDDVINMYPKHIQYLISPMADKELALLIHNQSEEFRKVILANMSKSRASLVLDEEQYMGPVLKRDLNSAVDLFLARVKNEAERGRVAILKDEEDKFVY, encoded by the coding sequence ATGAGCGATATTGAAAGTCAGATGTTAAAGAAGGGGCTTATAAAAGTTCCCATTGCTGAAAGTACGGAAAAAGAAAGTTCTTATAAAAAGGTTGCCAAATTTCTTTTTATAATCGGAGCGGAGCAGGCTGCCGATGTTTTACGGCAGCTTACCAAAGAACAAATAGACAAGGTTGTAGCCGAGCTTGTTACCGTTCAATCTATAGATAAAAAAGAAGCCTATGATATTTTAAACGAATTTAACTATATCTACAATAAAAACAAAAACCTTTTGGGCGGTGTCGATACGGCCAAAACTATTTTAACCGAAGCCTTCGGCGAGGCCAGGGCTGAAGAAATTCTTGAGACTGCCGTTCCTCACAAGATGCCTGTGCCTTTTGAATATCTTGAAGGTATGGATAAGGACCGCCTGAGCCGAATACTGCAAGGCGAGCTTCCGGCTACAAAGGCCATAGTTCTTTCGCAATTGGAGCCTAAGCAGGCCGCTGCCTATATAAGTTCCATCGAAGATGAAGACGAAAAAAAAGACATCATTTTGCGTCTTGCAAAGCTTAAAAAAATAGATGTAGAAGTTCTCAATCAGGTAAGCGAGGCCTTAAAGAAAAAACTTGCCGATGTAAATTTAAACCGCACAAGCTCAGTTGACGGGGTTTCCGTCTTGGCCGATATTTTGCGTAAACTGGATTATGAGACGGGTTCGAGTATCTTGGATTCCCTTGATCTTGAAGATGAAAGTTTGACCGAAACTATAAAGCGTAAACTCGTTACCCTCGATGATGTTATAAACATGTATCCTAAACACATTCAGTATCTTATTTCTCCCATGGCCGACAAAGAACTGGCTCTTTTAATTCATAATCAAAGTGAGGAATTCAGAAAAGTAATTTTAGCAAATATGTCTAAGAGCCGAGCTTCTTTGGTGCTCGATGAAGAGCAGTACATGGGGCCTGTTCTTAAACGCGACTTGAACAGTGCCGTCGACCTCTTCTTAGCCCGAGTTAAAAATGAAGCAGAGCGGGGCAGGGTTGCCATATTAAAAGACGAAGAAGATAAGTTTGTGTATTAA
- a CDS encoding LuxR family transcriptional regulator, translated as MIFISNILIFFVFLILIFKPKYSLLWSLIGCIAFFVNIFAGGNILGLLFYCVSILILLQCNFFKNYVILKFIFIFTFFIFAFICQYINFGIELLKVSLFNIAIVLILIAAGLVFFAHDLKKYYTKKEIFNISQLDLTVRQNKCFILASMQLSFKEIGEQLCVSESVIKKEMTRIYQVLNINNYAEFLIFVEKYEIIG; from the coding sequence ATGATATTTATATCAAATATACTTATTTTTTTTGTATTTTTGATTTTAATATTTAAACCAAAATACAGCCTTTTATGGTCATTGATTGGCTGTATCGCTTTTTTTGTTAATATATTTGCAGGCGGAAATATACTTGGATTACTGTTTTATTGTGTAAGTATATTGATTTTATTGCAATGCAATTTCTTTAAAAATTATGTCATTTTAAAATTTATTTTTATTTTTACTTTTTTTATTTTTGCCTTTATTTGTCAATATATAAATTTTGGAATAGAGTTACTAAAAGTAAGCCTTTTTAATATTGCCATAGTCTTAATACTCATAGCCGCAGGTTTAGTTTTTTTTGCTCATGATTTAAAAAAATATTACACTAAAAAAGAGATTTTTAATATTTCACAACTGGATTTAACAGTCCGGCAGAATAAGTGTTTTATTTTAGCCTCCATGCAATTATCCTTTAAGGAAATTGGCGAACAACTTTGTGTTTCAGAATCCGTTATAAAAAAGGAAATGACTAGAATATATCAGGTGCTTAATATAAACAACTATGCCGAATTCCTTATTTTTGTCGAAAAGTATGAAATAATTGGTTAA
- a CDS encoding DUF4160 domain-containing protein, whose amino-acid sequence MPKYFSFKVAGYYLYFTSKCIIEAFHVHASDSKLTEESSAKFFVKSDGDTVIQNRGVISDKELRKIQVFIKERYIEMYEKWCEYSHESFYKGK is encoded by the coding sequence ATGCCTAAATATTTTTCTTTTAAAGTCGCAGGATATTATTTATACTTTACTTCTAAGTGTATTATTGAAGCTTTTCATGTTCACGCAAGTGATTCAAAATTGACAGAGGAAAGTTCAGCTAAATTTTTTGTAAAAAGTGATGGTGATACAGTAATTCAGAATAGAGGAGTTATCAGCGATAAAGAATTAAGAAAAATACAAGTCTTTATCAAAGAGCGGTATATTGAAATGTATGAAAAATGGTGTGAATATAGTCATGAGAGTTTTTATAAGGGAAAGTAA
- a CDS encoding nitroreductase family protein, giving the protein MKFDDFFELMKKRQSCRSFDYSKPVSKEDLVSILEAGRLSPSACNSQPYEVFVAQGENAKIIAEAKMVSFNKFIDECNTFLIIAEDNYSLPAKIGSMIKKVDFKAIDIGILTANLVNAASVLNLETCILGVFDEKRIQKLIERRKRIRLVIALGYPKEGYPLREKTRKDFDDNMHFLC; this is encoded by the coding sequence ATGAAGTTTGACGATTTTTTTGAGCTTATGAAAAAGAGGCAAAGCTGCAGGAGCTTTGATTATTCCAAACCTGTCTCAAAGGAAGACCTGGTTTCTATTTTGGAAGCAGGAAGGCTTTCGCCCTCGGCCTGTAATTCCCAGCCCTACGAGGTCTTCGTTGCCCAAGGCGAAAACGCCAAAATAATAGCAGAGGCTAAGATGGTTTCATTTAACAAGTTTATTGACGAGTGCAATACTTTTTTGATAATAGCAGAGGATAATTACAGCCTTCCTGCAAAGATAGGTTCAATGATAAAGAAGGTTGACTTTAAGGCCATAGATATAGGCATCTTAACGGCCAACCTTGTAAATGCCGCCTCAGTCTTAAATTTGGAAACCTGCATCCTCGGCGTCTTTGACGAAAAACGCATCCAAAAGCTCATAGAGCGAAGAAAAAGAATCCGCCTTGTCATCGCCCTGGGCTATCCCAAAGAAGGATACCCTTTAAGGGAAAAGACAAGAAAGGACTTTGACGATAACATGCACTTTTTATGTTAA
- a CDS encoding tetratricopeptide repeat protein translates to MITGKRFKFILLTFIFTSGLFFTEAGFLFAQDKPDALKLYRQGRSLDSIGRRDDARTAYLSAIEICRNELKVNSKNMDSYAVYTWCLFRLGRYKDTELICNDALKVGKDARIIETLAEAQFFLGNYKDSLRNMEMYIEMAPNGERISVAHFFVGEIYRNTKKYHKADIAYSISVHLEPSNALWWYRLGIVREAAGEKAGALAAYQTAVKLRPNFKEAAEALKRVKI, encoded by the coding sequence ATGATAACCGGAAAACGTTTTAAATTTATTCTATTAACTTTTATTTTTACTTCAGGCCTTTTTTTTACGGAGGCCGGCTTTCTTTTTGCACAAGATAAACCTGACGCTCTAAAGCTTTATAGGCAGGGCCGCAGTCTTGATTCTATAGGGAGACGGGATGATGCCAGGACTGCTTATTTATCTGCTATCGAAATTTGCCGTAACGAATTAAAGGTAAATTCTAAAAACATGGATTCTTATGCCGTATATACGTGGTGTCTTTTTCGATTGGGAAGATACAAGGACACTGAATTAATATGTAATGATGCTCTAAAAGTAGGAAAGGATGCCAGAATTATTGAAACTTTGGCAGAGGCTCAGTTTTTCCTTGGAAACTATAAGGACTCTTTGCGGAACATGGAAATGTATATCGAAATGGCTCCCAACGGAGAGCGTATAAGCGTTGCCCATTTTTTTGTCGGCGAAATTTACCGAAATACCAAAAAGTATCACAAGGCCGATATAGCTTATTCTATTTCGGTTCACTTGGAGCCTTCTAATGCACTTTGGTGGTACAGGCTTGGAATCGTCCGTGAAGCTGCAGGAGAAAAAGCCGGAGCCCTTGCTGCCTATCAAACTGCTGTAAAGCTCCGTCCTAATTTTAAGGAAGCAGCCGAAGCCCTCAAACGGGTAAAAATTTAA
- the mfd gene encoding transcription-repair coupling factor, whose amino-acid sequence MPQPLIDSLQSFIRSWKDMKNAFDEIDENSYPYNITGISGGLFGFFLTEYLYKTRKPVLVVVPTEKEAEAVRADLDFSGIENFVLSWWGSLAYRPISPTAPVFSERAEVLIRLLESGNESYTKNKPPVFISCQRSFLTPVPPADYLKQNKVEISAGSSLDILSVAELLTLWGYTRVPRVSVRGEFALRGEVLDICLASNSGSEKTAYRIQFDFDKVEKIKSFDIASQGSLEEHKKINLYPVKEVIWNDERIDCLEKNLKTYSEFSENILKIVDALKEYKTFEGEEIFYPLAFEKSFSVLEYAELNEIPVFYADYDRQKNSSEVLLREYMGLYKKTKTQFDENEKRKALISEYPEPQRILLQFESNVQKYNKSIYFRTLAEQEDKTKTLKFKTDPPRSFFGNIVYLREELNNLLNDNWSIFVFAESDNQALRIEEILHEDRIEILPYNLSGGFGIPDLKILVIHENEIFGRRRRIPKSVKTAKSSVIDTFIELNPGDYVVHANYGIGKFRGIERVKILDTERDYINLLYANDETVFIPIEQADLVQRYIGNEGEAPHLDILGSKSWENRKNKVKKSVEDIAAKLIDLYSKRKASTGFAFQKDDEWQTAFEAAFPYEETDDQLTCIAEVKEDMEKPVPMDRLICGDVGYGKTEVAMRAAFKAVMSGKQVAFLSPTTILTEQHFETLDKRFKNFPVKLARLSRFVPKGEQKKVLEKLKKGEVDILIGTHRIIQKDVVFKDLGLMIVDEEQRFGVKDKERLKQMKHNVDCLSLSATPIPRTLHMSLLKIRDMSVIATPPQNRKPVETVIAEFNAEKVAEVIRRESSRGGQVFYLHNRVESLDETLFMLQSLLPEIMIETAHGQMSPNQLEEIFERFSMGGFQVLIATTIIENGIDIPNANTIIIDRADMYGVSQLYQLRGRVGRSDKKAYAYLLYPDDKALSEIAMKRLQVISDFTELGSGFKIAMKDMEIRGAGNLLGREQSGDIYSVGFDLYLRLLDEAVQKLQNQDYEPVQESVIELEYSGFIPDSYISSPETKMEVYKKIAAVKVQGDLDRVYSEILDRFGPAPSEVESLLALSEIKIICNHLSIASLKERRAAVRIEFARVSKISVDKLLRMIKESAGRVSLDPKSPNVLILQTGKIGLKEKSEFIREKLGSLM is encoded by the coding sequence ATGCCTCAGCCTCTAATAGATTCTTTACAAAGCTTTATCCGCTCATGGAAGGATATGAAAAATGCCTTTGATGAGATAGATGAAAATTCTTACCCTTATAATATTACGGGAATTTCTGGAGGACTTTTCGGTTTTTTTTTAACGGAGTATTTGTACAAAACCCGTAAGCCCGTCCTCGTGGTAGTGCCTACCGAAAAGGAAGCTGAGGCCGTAAGGGCCGACTTGGATTTTTCCGGAATAGAAAATTTTGTTTTGTCTTGGTGGGGCTCTCTTGCCTATAGGCCGATTTCGCCGACGGCTCCCGTTTTTTCGGAAAGAGCCGAAGTGCTGATCCGTTTGTTGGAATCCGGGAATGAATCTTATACAAAAAATAAGCCTCCCGTTTTTATTAGCTGTCAGCGCTCTTTTTTAACTCCGGTTCCTCCGGCCGATTATTTAAAACAAAACAAGGTAGAAATCTCTGCCGGTTCAAGTTTGGATATTTTAAGCGTTGCGGAACTTTTAACCCTTTGGGGGTATACAAGGGTTCCTCGTGTAAGCGTGAGGGGGGAGTTTGCCCTGCGCGGTGAAGTCTTGGATATCTGCCTTGCTTCCAATTCGGGCTCCGAAAAAACAGCCTACCGAATTCAATTTGATTTTGACAAGGTAGAAAAAATAAAGAGCTTTGATATAGCAAGTCAAGGTTCTTTAGAAGAACATAAAAAGATTAACCTTTATCCCGTAAAAGAAGTTATCTGGAATGACGAGCGCATCGATTGCTTGGAAAAAAATTTAAAAACCTATTCGGAGTTCTCCGAAAACATTTTAAAGATTGTCGATGCCTTAAAAGAATATAAAACCTTTGAGGGAGAAGAAATTTTTTATCCGCTTGCATTTGAAAAAAGCTTTTCAGTTTTGGAATACGCGGAACTAAATGAGATTCCTGTTTTTTATGCCGATTATGACAGACAAAAAAATTCTTCCGAAGTTTTACTTAGAGAATACATGGGGCTTTATAAAAAAACAAAAACTCAATTTGACGAAAACGAAAAACGAAAGGCCCTGATTTCCGAATATCCCGAACCTCAACGCATCTTACTTCAATTTGAAAGCAATGTACAAAAATATAATAAGTCGATTTATTTTAGAACTCTAGCCGAACAAGAAGATAAAACAAAAACTCTTAAATTTAAAACCGATCCGCCCCGCAGTTTTTTTGGGAACATAGTTTATTTGCGGGAAGAATTAAATAATCTTTTAAACGATAATTGGTCTATCTTTGTATTTGCCGAAAGCGATAACCAAGCTCTCCGTATCGAAGAAATTTTGCACGAAGATCGGATAGAGATTTTGCCCTATAACCTTTCAGGCGGCTTCGGGATTCCCGACTTAAAAATTTTGGTAATTCACGAAAACGAAATTTTCGGCCGCCGCCGAAGAATTCCAAAATCGGTAAAGACTGCAAAGAGTTCCGTTATCGATACCTTCATCGAATTAAATCCGGGAGATTATGTTGTTCATGCAAATTACGGCATAGGAAAATTCCGCGGTATCGAGCGTGTTAAAATTTTAGACACTGAAAGAGATTATATAAATCTTTTATATGCAAACGATGAAACCGTTTTTATTCCGATTGAGCAGGCCGACCTTGTTCAGCGTTATATAGGAAACGAAGGGGAAGCTCCTCACCTCGATATCCTCGGTTCTAAGTCTTGGGAGAACAGAAAAAACAAGGTAAAAAAATCGGTTGAAGATATAGCGGCAAAACTCATCGACCTTTATTCCAAAAGAAAGGCTAGCACAGGTTTTGCTTTTCAAAAAGACGATGAATGGCAGACGGCCTTTGAGGCTGCCTTTCCTTATGAAGAAACCGATGACCAGCTTACCTGCATAGCCGAAGTAAAAGAGGATATGGAAAAGCCTGTTCCTATGGATAGGCTTATCTGCGGCGATGTAGGTTACGGTAAAACCGAGGTTGCAATGCGTGCGGCTTTTAAAGCCGTTATGAGCGGAAAGCAGGTTGCCTTTTTGTCTCCTACAACTATTTTGACGGAACAGCATTTTGAAACTTTAGATAAGAGGTTTAAAAACTTTCCCGTAAAGCTGGCCCGTCTTTCCCGTTTTGTTCCAAAGGGAGAACAAAAAAAAGTTTTGGAAAAATTAAAAAAGGGCGAAGTTGATATTTTGATCGGAACTCACCGCATAATTCAAAAAGATGTTGTATTTAAGGATTTAGGTTTGATGATTGTCGATGAGGAACAGCGCTTCGGTGTTAAGGATAAGGAAAGATTAAAACAGATGAAGCATAATGTGGATTGTCTTTCTCTTTCTGCAACTCCCATTCCGCGCACCCTTCACATGTCGCTTTTAAAAATACGAGACATGAGCGTAATTGCAACTCCTCCTCAAAACAGAAAGCCTGTCGAAACAGTTATCGCCGAGTTCAATGCAGAAAAAGTTGCCGAGGTTATAAGACGTGAGTCTTCCCGGGGCGGGCAGGTTTTTTATCTTCATAATAGGGTTGAAAGTTTGGATGAAACTCTTTTTATGCTTCAATCCCTTTTGCCCGAAATTATGATTGAAACAGCCCACGGTCAAATGTCTCCAAACCAACTGGAAGAAATTTTTGAACGGTTTAGTATGGGCGGCTTTCAGGTTTTAATTGCAACCACCATAATCGAAAACGGTATCGACATTCCGAATGCCAACACCATCATCATAGATAGAGCCGACATGTACGGCGTTTCCCAGCTTTATCAGTTGAGGGGGAGGGTAGGCCGCTCCGATAAAAAAGCCTACGCCTATCTTTTATATCCTGACGATAAGGCCCTTTCCGAAATTGCGATGAAGCGGCTTCAAGTTATTTCAGACTTTACCGAGCTCGGTTCCGGTTTTAAAATTGCGATGAAGGATATGGAAATAAGAGGAGCCGGAAATCTTTTGGGCAGGGAACAATCTGGCGATATTTATTCCGTCGGCTTCGATTTATATTTGCGCCTTTTGGATGAGGCTGTTCAAAAACTTCAAAACCAAGATTATGAGCCCGTTCAAGAATCCGTTATCGAGCTTGAGTACTCGGGCTTTATCCCCGATTCCTATATTTCAAGTCCCGAAACCAAAATGGAAGTTTATAAAAAAATTGCAGCCGTTAAGGTTCAAGGAGACCTCGACAGAGTCTACTCCGAAATTCTTGACCGTTTCGGTCCCGCACCTTCCGAAGTGGAAAGTCTTTTGGCTCTTTCCGAAATAAAAATTATCTGTAATCATCTTTCAATTGCAAGCCTAAAAGAAAGAAGGGCCGCCGTCCGCATAGAGTTTGCACGCGTATCAAAAATCTCGGTAGATAAACTTTTGCGCATGATAAAAGAATCTGCAGGGCGTGTAAGCCTCGACCCCAAATCTCCGAATGTCCTCATCCTCCAAACCGGCAAGATAGGCCTAAAAGAAAAAAGCGAATTCATCCGCGAAAAACTCGGCAGCTTGATGTAG
- a CDS encoding fibronectin type III domain-containing protein — MEDKKTLTNKKYPAIFFMLLFSLCLFAQDGTVKTEADTSGSSDVKKNYIIETEGKKAVFYQTLSWENVEGILHFEFELEKKEKNGKWIITDKRKLKKNSIELSLSHGNYRYRVKVINLLGQADTVSADRYFDILLAYQPETSSVSPNAVYFDEDNFDVVSLSGKNFRKETVFALQKEWGSPILGKIEEINPSGTKAKIRFNVLKINPGKYNVVVTDPSGLKDSKQTIVFAFQKMMDIYLSGGYAFNGFAGNQLLKKYFKKNFAALGGILRFSLVPIKRFYGNFGFNLSLSGMYLRNKEEAYTLSSGFILPAVQAVYMKPIIRNLLNFDFHLGMGCAFMVNTKFVFAELKSPEYWYWGPAVNFGTALQVYAYKKLYVELNVDHIVPIRTGFPKYIVQPSLSVGWEF, encoded by the coding sequence ATGGAAGATAAAAAAACGTTAACGAATAAAAAATATCCTGCAATATTTTTTATGCTTTTGTTTTCTTTGTGTCTGTTTGCTCAAGACGGTACGGTTAAAACTGAAGCCGATACATCGGGAAGCTCCGATGTAAAGAAAAATTATATTATTGAAACAGAAGGGAAAAAAGCCGTTTTTTATCAGACCCTTTCTTGGGAAAACGTAGAAGGCATCTTGCATTTTGAGTTTGAACTTGAAAAAAAAGAAAAAAACGGCAAGTGGATTATCACAGATAAAAGGAAACTAAAGAAAAATTCTATCGAGCTTTCTTTGTCTCACGGAAATTATCGATACAGGGTAAAGGTTATAAACCTTTTAGGTCAGGCCGATACCGTAAGTGCCGACCGGTATTTTGATATTCTTTTAGCCTATCAGCCCGAAACATCTTCCGTTTCCCCCAATGCAGTATATTTTGATGAAGACAACTTTGATGTTGTAAGCCTTTCCGGTAAGAATTTTAGGAAGGAAACTGTTTTTGCTCTTCAAAAAGAATGGGGGAGTCCTATCTTGGGTAAAATTGAAGAGATAAACCCTAGCGGAACTAAGGCTAAGATAAGGTTTAATGTTTTAAAGATAAATCCGGGGAAGTATAATGTTGTTGTTACCGATCCCAGCGGATTAAAAGATTCAAAGCAAACAATTGTTTTTGCATTTCAAAAAATGATGGATATTTACCTTTCAGGCGGTTATGCCTTTAACGGATTTGCAGGTAATCAATTATTAAAAAAATATTTTAAAAAGAATTTTGCTGCTTTGGGCGGTATTTTAAGGTTCAGCCTTGTGCCGATAAAACGTTTTTACGGAAATTTCGGATTTAACCTTAGCCTTTCGGGAATGTATTTAAGAAATAAAGAAGAAGCATATACCCTTTCTTCAGGATTTATTTTGCCGGCGGTACAGGCTGTTTATATGAAGCCGATAATAAGGAATCTTCTCAATTTTGATTTTCATTTAGGAATGGGCTGTGCATTTATGGTAAACACAAAATTTGTGTTTGCCGAACTTAAAAGCCCCGAATATTGGTACTGGGGGCCGGCCGTAAATTTCGGAACAGCCTTACAGGTTTATGCTTATAAAAAATTATATGTCGAATTAAATGTCGATCATATAGTTCCTATTAGAACAGGTTTTCCCAAATACATAGTACAGCCGTCTCTGTCTGTAGGTTGGGAATTTTAA
- a CDS encoding haloacid dehalogenase-like hydrolase — protein sequence MLKDDALILKTGNWEPQNKKRLEKLIREKAFNGNYAVFDWDFTSIFYDTQDNLFVYQIENFKFNLTPHEFNRTIRAGIPQDELLPHTANLEGRTLTAGELSDDLNERYDFLYKNYSGFGGKMSLAEITLTEEFIDFKAKMLVLMRGAASLCGVDIGQSVSTGMTIEELSGLTETAIDQGLKDEIKTYTVRSSSVLKGRSGEVEGGYRKGLRIQEEMQNLFSALRENGIEVYICSASQEDNVRVFASYPKYGYNLDAENVFGKRRLFDENKKLTVMDDTSIPATRREGKAEAIKKLIAPKHQNKAPVLIAGDGDGDFFMMDAFKDEALILIFNRSPKKEAKIFPLLMRGIKDREKSEAGIIVQHRDNGKGRFISKAPEEERPLDSLPEK from the coding sequence ATGCTTAAAGATGATGCTTTAATTTTAAAGACTGGAAATTGGGAGCCTCAAAATAAAAAGAGGCTTGAAAAATTGATAAGAGAAAAGGCCTTTAACGGAAACTATGCAGTTTTCGACTGGGATTTTACCTCAATTTTTTACGATACGCAGGATAACCTTTTTGTGTACCAGATTGAAAATTTTAAGTTTAATTTAACCCCTCACGAATTTAATCGAACCATAAGGGCAGGAATTCCTCAAGATGAGCTTTTGCCGCATACGGCAAACCTTGAAGGCAGGACCTTAACTGCGGGGGAGCTTTCCGACGATTTAAACGAGAGATACGATTTTTTATATAAAAATTATTCCGGCTTTGGCGGAAAAATGAGCCTTGCAGAAATTACCTTAACCGAAGAGTTTATAGATTTTAAAGCGAAGATGCTGGTTTTGATGCGCGGAGCGGCCTCGCTTTGCGGAGTAGACATCGGCCAATCGGTAAGCACAGGCATGACGATAGAAGAACTTTCAGGCCTCACCGAGACGGCAATAGACCAAGGCTTAAAGGACGAAATAAAAACCTATACCGTAAGATCCTCATCGGTTTTAAAAGGAAGGTCAGGAGAAGTAGAAGGCGGCTATAGAAAGGGATTGCGCATTCAGGAAGAAATGCAAAACCTCTTTTCGGCCTTAAGGGAAAACGGAATCGAAGTCTATATTTGCTCGGCATCCCAAGAAGACAATGTCCGCGTATTTGCTTCATACCCAAAGTACGGGTATAATCTTGACGCTGAAAACGTTTTCGGAAAGAGAAGGCTTTTTGATGAGAATAAAAAGCTTACGGTTATGGACGACACTTCTATCCCTGCAACAAGGCGGGAGGGAAAGGCAGAAGCAATCAAAAAACTGATTGCCCCCAAACACCAAAACAAGGCTCCCGTTTTAATAGCAGGAGACGGGGACGGAGACTTTTTTATGATGGACGCCTTTAAAGATGAAGCCTTAATCTTAATCTTTAACCGCAGCCCCAAAAAGGAAGCAAAAATATTTCCGCTTTTAATGAGAGGGATTAAAGACAGAGAAAAAAGCGAAGCGGGAATAATTGTTCAGCACAGAGATAACGGGAAAGGCCGGTTTATTTCAAAGGCCCCGGAAGAAGAAAGGCCCTTAGACAGCCTGCCCGAAAAATAA
- a CDS encoding right-handed parallel beta-helix repeat-containing protein, with amino-acid sequence MRIKLFLIIGISLVILAGCKQFLADIENDLKYWASSVDTWEKLQNAVKNAGDGDTVMIRGELKAINKAGCFGEIVIDKNLTIVGVTGRNTDILNANRDELGTNAHRIFNVERGKTLFLKGLTLKNGKTEDTRGGGAVYSEGNLFMEDCIIENCAVVHGGGGIYIDDDGSLTIESCIIQNNTAGGNGGGIFSFKGELTIKGASAIKRNTAAHGGGIYLHDAECTLESGIIGGLGAEDKNTASDDGGGVYIRGDGKLNMKGGSITGNEARVNGGGVYSVGGWISMTGNAVITPSSGSDLNKPGKNDVYLLSNQKIKIEGILTQNVAARITPNNYLLGEAVLTGALSSGSPENYKRFRVTPQGSKQWSVDSNGKLASP; translated from the coding sequence ATGCGTATAAAATTATTTTTAATTATAGGAATTTCACTTGTTATTTTGGCAGGGTGTAAACAGTTTTTAGCCGATATCGAAAATGATCTTAAATATTGGGCTTCCTCAGTTGATACCTGGGAAAAACTGCAAAATGCCGTAAAAAATGCCGGAGACGGAGATACCGTCATGATACGAGGCGAGCTTAAAGCAATAAATAAAGCAGGCTGCTTCGGCGAAATCGTAATAGATAAAAACCTTACAATAGTAGGAGTGACCGGCAGGAATACCGATATACTAAATGCAAATCGAGATGAACTTGGAACAAATGCACACCGTATATTTAATGTCGAAAGAGGTAAAACTCTGTTTCTTAAAGGCCTGACTCTTAAAAACGGCAAAACAGAAGATACTAGAGGCGGTGGAGCGGTTTACTCAGAAGGTAATTTATTTATGGAAGATTGTATTATCGAAAATTGCGCTGTAGTACATGGCGGCGGCGGTATCTATATTGATGACGATGGAAGTCTTACTATTGAAAGCTGTATCATTCAGAATAACACCGCCGGCGGGAATGGAGGAGGTATTTTCTCATTTAAAGGAGAATTAACTATAAAAGGTGCTTCTGCTATCAAGAGAAATACTGCAGCGCATGGCGGCGGAATATATCTTCATGATGCTGAGTGTACTCTTGAATCCGGTATTATCGGCGGTTTAGGTGCAGAGGATAAAAATACTGCAAGTGATGATGGCGGCGGTGTCTATATTAGAGGAGATGGTAAATTAAATATGAAAGGCGGAAGCATAACCGGTAATGAGGCAAGAGTTAATGGCGGCGGGGTATATAGTGTCGGCGGCTGGATCAGTATGACCGGTAATGCCGTTATTACACCTTCATCAGGGAGCGATTTAAATAAACCGGGTAAAAATGATGTGTATTTACTGTCTAATCAAAAGATAAAAATTGAAGGAATCCTTACACAAAATGTTGCCGCCCGCATTACTCCGAATAATTATTTGCTGGGGGAAGCTGTGCTGACGGGAGCCTTATCTTCAGGCAGTCCTGAAAATTATAAGCGGTTTAGAGTAACGCCTCAAGGCTCCAAACAGTGGTCAGTGGACAGTAATGGTAAGCTGGCGAGCCCGTAA